Genomic window (Arachis hypogaea cultivar Tifrunner chromosome 13, arahy.Tifrunner.gnm2.J5K5, whole genome shotgun sequence):
TGCCACTATATATTCTTCATATCACACATCAACCACATATTTATTCACTAACCAATTCAATAACCAAAATCTATTCAAACTTGTCCTATGGTCAACTAAATTGTTTAGTGAGTTTTATAGAGGATTCCGAGACGAACGCATGGCCACTgacgactcgtcaatcggagctccgaatcGAAAATTATGTGAGATTGAATTTCGGAACCAAGGGTTTGCATGTTCTTTGCTCCCCTTTCCCAAAAACTAGCATGCTTCCAatgaggaaggagaagaagagttgAAGCTCACTTATTAACTTGTTATTTGGTTGGGCCTTGGGTCCATTTTGGGCTCGGTTCAACTGGTTTAATCCGTTCGGTCTAATTTTgggtcaaaatctttaaaattagtgtcaaaattcatattttaattatttcttccattctaattttctaatttctttaaataataattaatttattggccaATTATTCACTAATTTCTCAAATTTTACAGTTAGCACTAATAACAGAATACCGTTATATTCTGTTTCTGTTACTCATTCATATAGCATCAAAGTGTAAACTATGAGATTGGATTTGACTTGTAACATTACTCATAACTCAATATACGTTTTCTTAGTTTCTTTACACTTTCATTACATTCTCTTATCATTCATatcaatttttcttcatggtaTCAAGAGTTCTAGGTTGAGAATTCATGGCTGATGCTATCATCCTTCATCAACCTATTCTCATTAACAATTTCAACAACTTTAGATTCACAACTCCTCTTCTGGACAAACTTGATGAAAATCTATTCGTACTTGACAACAACTTGCTCTACATGACATCCATGAAAACaaatgggggggggggggagagggGGATCATCTTCTTGCAAGCAAGATTCCACAATATGATTCTGATGAAGCAAGAATAGCAGGCACTGAATCAACAACTTATACAAATTAAAAGGTGAAGGACGATCAATTAATAACATGGCTCTTAATCTCCATCAATATTTCTTTCAAGAAGAATACTAGAGTGTCAATTTTTTCATTAAGTTTGGTCTACTATCCAAGATTATTTTgccaagattttcaaaatcaaattataacaattgaaaactcaattaaaaaatgtGAAAATGTGTGGTATTTTTGTTACTGAGTACTTAAGAAGATTAGATCAATTGTTGATGCGTTTGCATCAATTGGTCATTTTTTACTTCTAGAAGATCATATATGAACAATCACTTATGGACTTAACGAAGATTATCATATATTCATATTTTTAGTATTGACAAAATTAGATTATATCTCTCTTATTGAAGTAGAAGTCTTATTACTGACTCACGAAGATTtgaatgaaaaattcaaaaaagtgGAATTAGAATCTATTCATGCCAATTATTCTCAAGGTCCATATCAATATGGCCATGACAATAACTTCACAAACCCTAGTAGGAGAGGAAGAGAAAATTATGCTTTTAGAGGAGGCAGAACTATGAATCAGAAACTAATAAATGGAGtccttttgaaaaatttaaattcaaatttagaaGAAACTCTCAAAAAAGTGATTTTAAGTTTGAGAGAGATTAATATCGTAGATAGACAAATTGATTAAGATTAATatagaattattttattgtcctatttttatatttttttcaaagctAGAAGTGAGATTCGAATTCGAaacctctaaataaataaaaaaaaaactataccatttgaattataattcgtTAATTATATTCTATTTCTATTACTCATTCAATTGCTATACTGCCTATACATAACATCATATTATAAACCATGAGATTGAATTTGACTTGTAACATTATTTATAACTGAATATacgttttcttattttctttacgCTTTCTCTTATCATTCATGTTAGTTTTCCTTCATTTATTATGCAACAATACAAAATAGTtacttgtataattttttttaactcatcatgcataaaaattaaatttatttaaataaacaataaatttatcaccagttataataataataataagatttaattttaatacattactaatataaaataaatttatatttatatttaattatataataacattagtcaaaatatttattttttatattatttttgtaaataatcATTCAAAACGAACAACTATGTATAGTAAGACTTTtgctcatcaaaattaaattcataaattaataataataataataataataataataataataataataataaaaaaagtatttaatcATTCCCGTTTTGGGGATAAGCATAATAGCATATACAAAAACAAAACGgtaattttgttataatttcttCCCCTTGCATTGCTcccaaaaagaaaatgaaaaaaaaaaaaaaacagaaactaaaaacaaatagaagaaaacaaaatactcttcatgtttgtttgtttttaattaatttcctTTTCTGCATTTAATTGCTCATGTATGCGGTTCTCTCCAAAAACCACAGGAAGTTCATAGATTTGGGTACCCATTTCAGTGTGGAACGAAATTCATGAATCCGGAGCCACAGTTGCTGGGGCCAATGCCTAAAGCTCGAAACTTTGTTTGATTTCCCTGAGATTCCATTGTTTCCGATCATTTTTGGTTTACGTTTGTACCGATCCAGATTGGTTCTTCCCAAGAACAGTATCCGTGTTCCGAAAGTTCCAATTTTCAGGTATCCCATTCGAAATGATTTCTTGTTTGGAAATGAATTCCTTTTGTTTTTCCTCCTCATTTTGTTGCTGGGAAAATGACAAACTCTATGGAATTGTGGATCTTGCATAAGCTTTCTTTGGTTCTGAAAAACTTGTTTATATATTAACCAAAGTAAAACAAGTAGTTGAGTAGAATGGTTTGAACTTGTGTTGCAATTTTCCCTCCCAAAGTTGCTATCTTTTCGTTTTGGGGTTTCTGCTATATCATGCTAATTTGTTGTTAATTACTTCTCCCAATTACAAAACCATATCTGCAAACTAATGCATTGTTTTGGGTTTATTGTTAGGCTGCAAGTTCTCTATTGAGTgggagagaagaaataaaatagagcatagagaattttaaatttgaagtgTAAAAGTTGGATTAAACTTGTTTGATCAATGATGGTGCTGCTGGTTTTCTAGCCCAAAATGGTTGCCAAAGGTGTTGATGACGGCATTTTGATCAATGCGAGTTGGTATTGCTAGTGTTTTCTCTCGGATATGAATCGGTCTCCTTCTTTCAAAGTTAAAACAGAACAAAGTCCTAATCTTGATCCAGAATCTTTACAGAGATGGATTGTTGCATTTTGTGCTATAAGATTTGACCTTGAACAAGGCCAACTCATAGAAGTGTGTTATCCACCAGGATGTCTTACACAGGAGGAGGAGCTTGAAGTTGCTTATAATTCATTTCCCGATTCTGTTTCGCAGCAGCATAACCGATCAAGCGTCCATGACTGTATATTCTTTTTCCGATTTCCCAGGCGCCTTAAATCTCAAACCAGCAATGCTACTCATTCAGAGATAACAGAAGCTGGCAAGGAGTTTCCTTCGAATTCCATAGAAAAAAAGAATGTTAGTAGAAGATTATCCAGTACAAGTGATGATAATGTTTCGAAATACATGTATGGCTTTGTTTTTAACAGACAGAGACATGATGAGAGGCTAAAACGAGGAGGGGAGCAAAAGTCTGTGGTCATTCTGTCTCACAGTCCTTATTCTAGTGTCTTCAGGCCTTTGTTACAGATTATAGGTCCCTTATATTTTGACATGGGTAAAAAAGCACTCGAGCATATTGCTGCTTATGTGTCGACATGGCCTGCTCCTGTTCCTGGTAAACTAATGGATCTTCCAATTGGAAATGCAACACTTAAAGTGAACTTGCCACCTGCGCATAGCTTGCCCGTGGAAGGTGGAGCATCTGTTGACGATTCAGCTTATTCTGTGGCACCTCTTCTTCCTAATAATCAATCTATCCCCCACGGACTCTTCCATGATTCGGATCTTTTTGGTACCTTTCGTAGCCTGCTATTGCAGCTTTGGATATTATGGGAGTTGTTGCTAATTGGTGAACCCATTCTCATCATTGCACCCACACCTTCCCAGTGTTGTGAGGCTGTTGCCAGTCTTGTGAGTTTGGTTTCACCATTACTTTGCAGTGTTGATTTCCGACCCTATTTCACTATCCATGACCCTTTGTTTGCCCGTTTGAACTCAATTCGAGAAGGGGAGGCTTTCCCTCCAATGGTTTTAGGGGTGACAAACCTTTTCTTCCTCAAAGCGCTCCGTAACATTCCACATGTTGTCTCAGTTGGTACCCCTCCTACTAATTCGAACAGAGTTTCCCTCTCAGCTAAGTCTACTGGAAGAATTCCTGGTAGATCCGAGGGCCTTGGGCTTCAACAATTTTCTCTAAAGAAGTTTTCTCCTTCAAGTTTATTGGGTGCAGTAAAGCTTCGTAGGGATGGTCCGCTCTGTCTCATGACAGAACATAAGGAAGCCATTTGGAGTACCTACTCTGCCGCAACTAAGCCAGACACCTCTATCTTAAATAGGCTAATAGATGCTGGAGTGTCGGCAAGAGTTGAGGAGTCAATGTCAGTTGTTAACAATGAGATATTACGGCGGCATTTCTTGGAGCTCACTACCAATTTTTTGGCCCCTTTTGGTCCATATTTTAGGACTACTGCTCCATCAGAAGGATCTTCTCCATATGTAGATCCTCCTCCTCTGCCTCCATTTAATTCTGATGAATTTCTTGCAAATTTATCAGCCAGAGGTCCAGGGAAGTTCTTACTAAAGCGGATGAGATCTAACTGGCTTGACTTCTACACGTAAGGAATTTTGTTTATGCTATTTTTTCGTGCTACCATTTGCTACCAACCTTTATATATGATAGTGTTTAAAATGTGACCTTTTCTTCACGAGTTTGCTTGCATGTTCTTATCAGGCGATTCCTGAATGGACCAAACTTTATGCCTTGGTTTAGAAGGAGGCGTGCTGTAGCTGAACAAGAACAAAATAGGCTGTGGAGGCATGCAAGAATGAAAGCTGACATACAACAGCTTATATCTAAAATGTCTGAGTTGGAAATTGTGGATTTCTTTGGTGTAATAGAGAGATTTCTACTTAGAGAAGTACAGGTAACCAACCCTCCTAATATCCTTTCAGTTATGCAGTTAATTTGCTTTACTGTGCCTTTCTCTTGGTCTTTGCTCAACATTGAATTATTTAGGATGAGTGGATACATTAAACAAGATAGGATTACAAATGATTGTAcagaaagtttaaaaaaaaaagttgaagcaCTTATTCTGGAAAAAAATGTAGAATCTTGTCATGAATGGTTTGATCATATGAAGAAAAGACTTGTGGAAGCCTCTGTAAGAATAGAACTTAGGTAACTGAGTCAATCAAGTGGGAGTTGTGACAGGCGCTAAATACCGGTTTAAAGCTCAAGATTCGTCGTAGCTCTAAACCGGAATTCAACGCTCTTCAAAGTTTAGTGAAAATGTcacaaattcaaatcaaatactGGGAGTTTAATTCCGGGTCGTTGTCCCTAGGACTTGCAATAGGATGTGCAACATTGGTTATGGAAATCAGGGTTTGAACCCAGTTACGGGAATGTAAATCAACTAGAAAGTAAAAGAGCACGTAacaattaaattgcaagaaaatgaaattaataaataaatgatgAACTAAGCAAACATGGAATAAAAGGCAACAATTAAAGCAATAACTACACTATAAAGCAACTAAAGTGAGATAGAAATGATTAagacaatgaactaataaagaggTGCAATTCAAGTTCTTAAAGGGTTTTGGTTAGGGTTGAGAGTCAAGAATTCCTATCATTGTCATTAACCACAAACATGCAATTGTTAAGAGTTAATTCCACTCTGTCAACTTCTAAACATTGAGGAAAGTTAAGTAAgcataattgattttaatttacaaatcctaaccaacttactaattgagTTTAGTAAAAGATTAGCGTTAGTAAAAACAAAATCGACTAACAATTCTAAATCACCGATCAATATTGAATATCAATGACTTAAGGTCACCTAATTCCTCAACCCCAAGCCAAGAAAAGGAAAATCTACttcataatcaaagtaaacatttcatcaaacacttggtgtgcataaaagtaaaacatgataAATTGGAAGAAATAGCAAACACTAAGACAATCCACTATAAGAATTCAACAATAATAACTCAAATAAACATGAATAAATCATAAAACATCCAATTCATTAATATAAACCAAGAATTCACCAAGTTCATAGAATAGtaaaatggaagaaggcaaactAACACCAAATTCTAAGAGAATTATAATGCAAGAACAAGAGAACAAGTGTCAAAACTACAATTAAACAAGAGCAAAATTGAATtaatccctagaaaacctagagagaagttggagtttctctcactAAAACTATgaacaaaactaagaaaaatgtAAAATGGTGAGTGTATGAGAGTTCCCCCTTCCCCCCTTCCTCTTGgcatcaaaatacataaaaatatagcaATTGGGGGGGTCTTTGGAAAGCCAAAAAACGAGGATGCACGTGTTTCATTATACTAGGCACGCGGGGGTTTTTCGCGCATGCGGAAAATGCTCGCGCACGCGAGAATCTCGAGTACGCAAGATATGGTGGTTACGCGGGAAACTCGCCTAAGTGAGAAACGGCTGCCCACGCGAGCATTCAGCAATCTCCACTCTGAATCGCTTCTTGAATTCGCTTCTTTGCTCCATTCTTTTCGATCTTTTGAAGCCATTGAAGTACCTTAACCCTGGAACACTTAAATGAAATtgatcatggcatcaaatggcatAAAAAGGAATCATGAAATTAACGATTAGGAGCACAAAAAAAGCATGCTTTTCACACACAAGTTCGTTGGAAGCAAGATTCGAAAAACTCAATTAATTATTTAGCTAAAATTGTGCAAGTTTGTTGATAAACTCCATATTTTTTAACACAATTTATAACGATAAAATGGAGTTTATCAAGTTGCTTCGGcgtttatttaagttatttattaaCAACCATAACAATAGAGTCTTATCCCACTTCATGAGGCCGACTACATGGTTTTTGTTTATCAGCAGTTATttataatagtaataaaaaaaagttgtttaAGATAGGGCTCAATGGCATCCTTTAATTTAGATAACTGACTTAACCATGTGAGAAAGGTTTTATTGTGATTGTTGTGTTCTTTGACGACTAAATACATATTGCTACATTTCACAAGTTTAGCGTTGAAGAGGCTTTTTTCAGTTGGTGGGGTACACCATTAGTTAAGCTCAAGAATAGCTACAAAATTTCATTGGCCCTTTGCAGCGGACTATGCTTTTAGCAACACATTGTTATTCATTACATAATTTGCTGCAGAATATGATATGACAATACTCGATCTTTTTTGGCTGTGAATGAAACATAAACATTGCTTTTATACCTCTGTTGAATGCAATTACCAGCTGCAGCAATCTGGAAATGGAGGTCTTGATTCCAGGGCAACTTGTCAGAAACTAATGGGAGACCTTCAGGCAGTTTTCAATGCACTTTCAAAGGACATGCAACAAATCATGCTTTCGAATCCACAAAGGGCATCCCTATTGCATGGTAGTCCAGAATTGAAGAAACTTCCAGGGCATCCACTCGTACAGGTCGTCTCTTCTACATCACCCAAACAATAAGAATAGCATGAAACATGTGATCTTGGATATTATGAAGGAGAGATTTCTGGTAAATTCACAGCCTACGTCTCTCTGATTGAGAGTTTCGCTGTCTTTCGACAAGTCATGGGGTATCACACATTTTCGCGACTATCCCATTTTCCTTTGTAGATCATGAATTCATGTTAGTAGAACATATACGCTAATTTTTCCATCTCTGGAAGAGAACTGTGCAATAACCACAGTTTGATTGATCCCTCCACATCAAGCAGCGGGCGCGGGACAATATGTCGTCCCCTTGAGAACCATACGTGGAAATTCGATTCTGTTATAAACCTGTGAGGTTTTGTTGATTGTCTCTATTGGCAAAAACTGTCGCTTCACATCGTTTCTATTATGATGGATCAAGATGTAAATTATTCACCTTGTGTAAGCTTTTGCTAAAATTTTCTGCAATTCAAAAATTCTGAGTTTTATGCAATGAATTGTCTCTCAAGGCTAAAATTCTTTACTCGGATGTTCTGGTTATGGTTGTAAATTCTGAAACTTCTCTATGTGCCTTTGTAACTtggccattagagggtatcttgATAAATGTCAACTCTTATGTCTCTTCATATAAACTATTTTTGTAGTTTCATTAGGATTTGAGTTGAATTGCACCATCCATgttttaattacttaaaatataTTGATTAGTATAATGATTAAACTTATAATTTTGTATCTTACCGAAAGTATTAACCTATTCATTCTTTAGATATTATTCGATTAATTTTTCTTGCACATTCTAAAAAAAATGTCCAAACATCTAGACATGAATAAGTAAAAGTGGATTATTAAAGTGAACTAGTATATGTATCGGTGTCTTGCACCGAGAAATatacacaaaaatatataaaataattttttgaaaattttaaataaaaatacacaacaattattgttatataaattttacaaAGTTAATTAAATCTAAATTTAACTGTTTTTAATGTCGAAAACaatgaataattattttatttatttttaaaatagaacaaGTATTTATCGATAATAATACATAATTtgtgattaaattaaaatatttatattaggaTCCTACGTTTTCGAACAATTCATTTTAAGCAATATTGGTACTTGAATTtgtagatattttttaataattcatgAATAAACCTTTTAAACTCTCTTACTTTTATATTAAAACCGATTTGagcagtcaccaaaaaaaaaaaaaaaccaatttgaGCAAGTACAATCTAATATGAGATAAAATTTGACTTTGAacattctttattattattattattattattattattattattattatagtaaaaGATACTAATATTGAGAATTGTCTTTATTAAAATCTACTTAGGACTGTTTTACTTGTTGGTACTATATTCATTTTTGGAATTAAAGTAATACGACCAACGTTGTTACCTATTGaaacttattaatttattttgtctcTTCTTGAGTTGAAGTAGTTATATTTATACTTAGAGATAATgccattttttttgttagtttgaaCACCTAATAAAACTATTAAAGATAGGATGAATACATAATTGAATACAAGATCTTGTCTTAACTCTCTGGAATGATAGGAAGGATTTGTCTAAAGATATGAAACACAGACACTTCTTCAAGTTGCAGTGTCCACGTATAAGACACATTTTGGACACAACACGACACTCATTTGACACTTGTCCGACATCCGTATCTTGTGAGTCCAACCGTGTTTTAATAAAACATATACAAAATGCTTCTGCGGACACGCTTAAACACATCTAAATACTATCATGTGTCAACCGTGTCCAACCTTATTAGTAACTTATATTCTTAAAATGAGTTtacaaatagtata
Coding sequences:
- the LOC112738275 gene encoding uncharacterized protein, whose protein sequence is MNRSPSFKVKTEQSPNLDPESLQRWIVAFCAIRFDLEQGQLIEVCYPPGCLTQEEELEVAYNSFPDSVSQQHNRSSVHDCIFFFRFPRRLKSQTSNATHSEITEAGKEFPSNSIEKKNVSRRLSSTSDDNVSKYMYGFVFNRQRHDERLKRGGEQKSVVILSHSPYSSVFRPLLQIIGPLYFDMGKKALEHIAAYVSTWPAPVPGKLMDLPIGNATLKVNLPPAHSLPVEGGASVDDSAYSVAPLLPNNQSIPHGLFHDSDLFGTFRSLLLQLWILWELLLIGEPILIIAPTPSQCCEAVASLVSLVSPLLCSVDFRPYFTIHDPLFARLNSIREGEAFPPMVLGVTNLFFLKALRNIPHVVSVGTPPTNSNRVSLSAKSTGRIPGRSEGLGLQQFSLKKFSPSSLLGAVKLRRDGPLCLMTEHKEAIWSTYSAATKPDTSILNRLIDAGVSARVEESMSVVNNEILRRHFLELTTNFLAPFGPYFRTTAPSEGSSPYVDPPPLPPFNSDEFLANLSARGPGKFLLKRMRSNWLDFYTRFLNGPNFMPWFRRRRAVAEQEQNRLWRHARMKADIQQLISKMSELEIVDFFGVIERFLLREVQLQQSGNGGLDSRATCQKLMGDLQAVFNALSKDMQQIMLSNPQRASLLHGSPELKKLPGHPLVQVVSSTSPKQ